From the genome of Fusobacterium varium, one region includes:
- a CDS encoding DNA polymerase III subunits gamma and tau → MSKSELEVNKGLEIIGAVYDSLNKFKYEEDKRMVGYVVINNLLSSKTNVVQEKIVEKIIEKPVTVYKDSSRNEESIDLSGITLEYVISQWKDIVEEAKKEKITLGAFLISAKPYKIEGDTLFIGFEGENSFAKEQMETNAYDDVFLRVVRKIINSKIKVKYVLVGKKKEVNKGENDFTKKIVDFFGGEIMK, encoded by the coding sequence ATGAGTAAGTCAGAGTTAGAAGTGAATAAAGGACTTGAAATAATTGGAGCTGTTTATGATTCATTGAATAAATTTAAGTATGAAGAAGATAAAAGAATGGTAGGCTATGTGGTTATTAATAATCTTCTAAGCTCTAAAACAAATGTTGTTCAAGAAAAAATAGTGGAAAAAATAATTGAAAAACCTGTAACTGTATATAAGGATAGTTCTAGAAATGAGGAGAGTATTGATCTTTCAGGAATAACCTTGGAGTATGTAATAAGCCAGTGGAAAGATATAGTTGAAGAAGCTAAAAAAGAAAAAATAACATTAGGAGCATTTTTGATAAGTGCCAAACCATATAAAATTGAAGGAGATACATTATTTATTGGTTTTGAAGGAGAAAATTCTTTTGCTAAAGAACAGATGGAAACAAATGCATATGATGATGTATTTTTAAGAGTAGTAAGGAAAATAATCAATTCCAAAATAAAAGTGAAGTATGTACTTGTTGGTAAAAAGAAGGAAGTCAACAAAGGAGAAAATGACTTTACTAAAAAAATAGTAGATTTTTTTGGTGGAGAGATTATGAAATAA
- a CDS encoding 50S ribosomal protein L9 — MAKIQVILTQDVAGQGRKGDLITVSDGYAHNF; from the coding sequence ATGGCAAAAATACAAGTTATCTTAACACAAGATGTAGCAGGACAAGGAAGAAAAGGAGATTTAATAACTGTTTCTGATGGTTATGCTCATAATTTTTAA
- the dnaC gene encoding Replicative DNA helicase — MPEIENLRKIPSDLEAERSVLGGIFLKQDVFGDIIEILSPDDFYKNAHKIIYETMREIYNKGEVLDPLVVMNRLRKNEKFEEVGGEQIFYDIVEEVPTAANITAYAKIVKEKAILRRLGDVGTKIVEMTYSGYEEAESILDRAEGMIFKISENSESKDLVKIRDAMTDEFLRLEKVYANKGTTIGISSGFTDFDQMTSGFQPSDLIILAARPAMGKTAFALNLALNAALKSDKAVLLFSMEMSSSQLLQRLLAVEAGIGLQKIKTGFLAPEDWGRLGIASGRLSNTEINIADVPNLGVLEIRAIARRLKAAGKLDMILIDYLQLIKGSSGKSENRQQEISDISRSLKGIARELDVPIIALSQLSRATEQRADRRPMLSDLRESGAIEQDADMVMFLYRDDYYNEETEDKGITEVIIGKHRNGPTGTVKLRFFHELTKFADYTNKVE; from the coding sequence ATGCCAGAAATTGAAAATTTAAGAAAAATTCCAAGTGACCTAGAAGCTGAAAGGTCTGTTTTAGGAGGTATATTCCTTAAACAAGATGTATTTGGTGATATAATAGAGATACTTTCTCCTGATGATTTTTATAAAAATGCTCATAAAATAATTTATGAAACTATGAGGGAGATATACAATAAAGGAGAAGTTCTTGATCCTCTAGTAGTAATGAATAGATTAAGAAAAAATGAAAAATTTGAAGAAGTAGGAGGGGAACAGATATTCTATGACATAGTAGAAGAGGTTCCTACTGCTGCAAATATTACTGCTTATGCAAAAATAGTTAAGGAAAAAGCTATTTTGAGAAGATTAGGAGATGTTGGAACTAAAATAGTAGAGATGACATATAGTGGATATGAAGAGGCTGAAAGCATTTTGGATAGAGCAGAAGGAATGATATTTAAAATATCAGAAAACAGTGAGTCAAAAGACTTAGTAAAAATTAGAGATGCTATGACAGATGAGTTTCTCAGACTTGAAAAAGTATATGCAAATAAAGGAACAACAATTGGTATTTCATCAGGGTTTACAGACTTTGATCAAATGACAAGTGGTTTTCAACCATCTGACCTTATAATACTAGCTGCCAGACCAGCTATGGGAAAAACAGCCTTTGCCCTCAATCTTGCCCTTAATGCTGCACTTAAAAGTGACAAAGCAGTACTTTTATTCAGTATGGAGATGTCGAGTTCTCAATTGCTTCAAAGACTTTTAGCTGTAGAAGCAGGAATAGGACTTCAAAAAATAAAAACAGGATTTTTAGCACCAGAAGACTGGGGAAGGCTAGGTATAGCTAGTGGAAGACTTTCTAATACAGAGATAAATATAGCAGATGTACCTAACTTAGGAGTACTTGAAATAAGGGCTATTGCCAGAAGGTTAAAAGCAGCAGGAAAATTAGATATGATACTTATTGACTATTTACAATTGATAAAGGGAAGTAGTGGAAAATCAGAAAATAGGCAGCAAGAGATATCTGACATTTCAAGATCTTTAAAGGGAATAGCAAGAGAACTTGATGTACCAATTATAGCCCTTTCACAGTTATCAAGAGCTACAGAGCAGAGAGCTGATAGAAGACCTATGCTTTCAGATTTAAGGGAATCCGGAGCTATAGAACAAGATGCTGATATGGTAATGTTTTTATATAGAGATGATTATTATAACGAAGAAACAGAAGACAAAGGAATAACAGAAGTAATCATTGGTAAACATAGAAATGGACCAACAGGAACAGTTAAATTGAGATTTTTCCATGAACTTACTAAGTTTGCGGATTATACTAATAAAGTAGAATAA
- the yhbU_1 gene encoding Uncharacterized protease yhbU precursor, with protein MKKVELLAPVGNMEKFKMAIHYGADAVFLGGKMFNLRAGSSNFSDDELEEAVNYAHNFGKKVYVTLNIIPHNDELDLLPDYVKFLEKIGIDGVIVADLGVFQIVKENSNLRISVSTQASNTNWRSVQMWRDLGAKRVVLAREISLENIAEIRAKVPDIELEVFIHGAMCMSISGRCLLSNYMTGRDANRGDCAQSCRWKYSLVEETRPGEYMPVFEDEHGTYIFNSKDLCTIEFIDKILDIGVDSLKIEGRMKGIYYVANCVKVYRDAIDSYYSGNYKFNPKWLEELESVSHRSYTDGFYMGRPGVDGQNYNDRNSYSQSHQLVAKVEKKLSKNEYILAIRNRLEVGEKLEVVSPGINVREITLPKMTLITRGKEGEEVEAANPNSFVKITIDTELNELDMLRKRI; from the coding sequence GTGAAAAAAGTAGAATTATTAGCTCCAGTAGGAAACATGGAGAAGTTTAAAATGGCTATCCATTATGGGGCTGATGCAGTGTTCTTAGGTGGAAAGATGTTTAATCTAAGAGCTGGAAGCAGTAATTTTTCAGATGATGAATTAGAAGAAGCTGTAAATTATGCTCATAATTTTGGAAAAAAAGTATATGTTACTTTAAATATAATACCACATAATGATGAATTGGATCTTTTACCTGACTATGTAAAATTTTTAGAAAAGATTGGAATAGATGGAGTAATAGTTGCTGATTTAGGAGTATTTCAGATAGTAAAAGAAAATAGTAATCTTCGTATTAGTGTGAGTACTCAAGCAAGTAATACAAACTGGCGTTCTGTACAAATGTGGAGAGATTTAGGAGCAAAAAGAGTAGTGTTAGCAAGAGAAATATCTCTTGAAAATATAGCAGAAATAAGAGCTAAAGTACCAGATATAGAGCTTGAAGTATTTATACATGGAGCTATGTGTATGTCAATTTCAGGAAGATGCCTATTGAGCAACTATATGACAGGAAGAGATGCAAACAGAGGTGACTGTGCTCAATCTTGCAGATGGAAATATTCACTTGTAGAGGAAACAAGACCTGGAGAATACATGCCTGTATTTGAAGATGAACATGGAACATATATATTTAATTCAAAAGATTTATGTACAATAGAATTTATAGATAAAATTCTTGATATAGGAGTAGATTCTCTAAAGATAGAAGGAAGAATGAAAGGAATATATTATGTAGCTAACTGTGTAAAAGTATATAGAGATGCTATAGACAGCTATTATTCAGGAAATTATAAATTTAATCCTAAGTGGTTGGAAGAACTAGAATCAGTTTCACATAGGTCATATACAGATGGATTTTATATGGGAAGACCTGGTGTAGATGGACAAAATTATAATGATAGAAATTCTTATAGTCAATCACATCAATTAGTAGCAAAAGTGGAAAAAAAGCTTTCTAAAAACGAATATATTCTTGCTATAAGAAATAGACTTGAAGTTGGAGAAAAACTGGAAGTTGTAAGTCCAGGAATAAATGTAAGAGAGATAACTCTTCCTAAAATGACTCTTATTACAAGAGGAAAAGAGGGAGAAGAAGTAGAAGCAGCAAATCCTAATTCTTTTGTAAAAATAACTATAGATACTGAATTAAATGAATTGGATATGCTTAGAAAAAGAATTTAA
- a CDS encoding bifunctional glutathionylspermidine amidase/glutathionylspermidine synthetase has protein sequence MNNSIFHKKKKRSTFPKIIFIIIIGIVFFKMKIDKEVGKELDSLNNVKIYFNGFPNKSFGRNLAEDGYNLGMKYQCVEFIKRYYFEYYNHKMPDTYGNAKDFYDNKLKDAEMNVKRGLLQFSNPSFKKPSVGDIIIFKPSLLNPYGHVAIISKVDESAIEIIQQNVWKKTRESFNLININNLWYIESKRIIGRLSLPE, from the coding sequence ATGAATAATTCAATTTTTCATAAAAAGAAAAAAAGAAGTACTTTTCCTAAAATTATTTTTATTATTATAATTGGAATAGTCTTTTTTAAAATGAAAATAGATAAAGAAGTTGGAAAAGAATTAGATAGCCTTAATAATGTAAAAATTTATTTCAATGGATTTCCAAATAAATCCTTTGGAAGAAATCTTGCTGAAGATGGCTATAATCTTGGAATGAAGTATCAATGTGTCGAATTTATAAAAAGATATTATTTTGAATATTACAATCATAAAATGCCAGACACTTATGGGAATGCTAAAGATTTTTATGATAACAAGCTAAAAGATGCGGAAATGAATGTTAAAAGAGGATTATTACAATTTTCTAACCCCAGTTTCAAAAAACCTTCTGTTGGAGATATAATAATATTTAAACCATCTCTCTTAAACCCATATGGTCATGTTGCCATAATATCAAAAGTTGATGAAAGTGCTATTGAAATTATTCAGCAGAATGTTTGGAAAAAAACTAGAGAAAGTTTTAATCTTATAAATATTAATAATCTCTGGTATATAGAATCTAAAAGAATTATTGGAAGATTATCTCTTCCTGAATAA
- a CDS encoding Uncharacterized conserved protein gives MYLKKLKIVNWQCIEYTKIDFENLMLFIGPANNGKSSIMSSIMFFLGYRNLRTKDIRNQNIPLELEGSFSNFSRRTFKELKEYIYNKELKIRITKYPNHEIQYKIGKNREWVEINYDTYINIVSNIPILFIPPFAENEQAEYFVTSFLNILKKRNIDEKFVLKEMKNLSDTLTSEYVSKGLYRTLLFELFRALAAESKKIETSIIGNTMIFFEEPELYLHPQAEKELYDCFIALSKLGVQLYISTHSSNFISLKHYKSICIIRNSDNGSRAFQFKGKLFSGDEVKYFNMNYWINPDRSELFFAKKVILVEGQTDKIVLGYLSKKLGIFKYDYSILECGSKSIIPQFIKLLNAFKLPYIAIYDKDNHFWRTELEIENSNLKNHSIQKSINYDFGDFVEFDNDIEEELYSEKRERKNYKNKPFNALKTVSEENYIIPAQLEKKIRKIFS, from the coding sequence ATGTATTTGAAAAAATTAAAAATTGTCAATTGGCAGTGTATAGAATATACAAAAATAGATTTTGAGAATCTTATGCTTTTTATAGGCCCAGCTAATAATGGAAAATCCAGCATTATGTCTTCTATAATGTTTTTTTTAGGTTATCGTAATTTAAGAACAAAAGATATTCGAAATCAAAATATTCCTTTAGAATTAGAAGGAAGTTTTTCTAATTTTTCTCGAAGAACATTTAAAGAATTAAAAGAATATATTTACAATAAAGAATTAAAAATAAGAATAACTAAATATCCTAATCATGAAATCCAATATAAAATTGGAAAAAATAGAGAATGGGTGGAAATAAATTATGATACTTATATAAACATTGTGTCTAATATTCCCATTCTTTTTATTCCACCTTTTGCAGAAAATGAACAAGCAGAATATTTTGTTACTTCTTTCCTAAATATCCTGAAAAAAAGAAATATAGATGAAAAATTTGTATTGAAAGAAATGAAAAATTTATCTGATACTCTAACCTCTGAATATGTTAGTAAAGGATTATACAGAACATTATTATTTGAGCTATTTAGAGCATTAGCTGCAGAATCAAAAAAAATCGAAACAAGTATAATAGGAAACACTATGATATTTTTTGAAGAACCTGAATTATATCTCCATCCTCAAGCAGAAAAAGAGCTATATGATTGCTTTATTGCATTAAGTAAATTAGGTGTACAACTATATATTTCTACACACTCAAGTAATTTTATAAGCTTAAAACACTATAAGTCCATATGTATTATAAGAAATTCCGATAATGGAAGTAGAGCTTTTCAATTTAAGGGAAAACTTTTCTCTGGTGATGAGGTAAAATATTTTAATATGAACTATTGGATAAATCCTGATCGGAGTGAACTTTTTTTTGCTAAAAAAGTTATTTTAGTAGAAGGACAAACAGATAAAATAGTTCTTGGATATCTTTCTAAAAAATTAGGAATTTTTAAATATGATTATTCTATTCTTGAATGTGGTAGTAAAAGTATTATTCCACAATTTATAAAACTTTTAAATGCTTTTAAATTACCATATATTGCTATTTATGATAAAGACAATCATTTCTGGCGAACTGAGCTAGAAATAGAGAATTCAAACTTAAAAAATCACTCCATTCAAAAAAGTATCAACTATGATTTTGGTGATTTTGTTGAATTTGACAATGATATAGAAGAAGAGCTTTATAGTGAAAAAAGAGAAAGAAAAAACTATAAAAATAAACCTTTTAATGCTCTTAAAACAGTTTCAGAAGAAAATTATATCATACCAGCTCAATTAGAAAAAAAAATAAGAAAAATATTTAGTTAA
- the phoP_2 gene encoding Alkaline phosphatase synthesis transcriptional regulatory protein phoP has product MKKILIVEDEKEIRNILKVYLLTAGYEVTEAADGEEAMRIFYEKPFDLVVLDIMLPKKDGWSICREIKEYSSVPVIIITARDNENDEVFGFEIGADDYITKPFSNKVFLARVKTILKNKSNININNEIEIGNLKINDISHSVRKGEGDLDLAPKEYEILMYFIKNKNIALSREKMLTEIWGYDYTGNDRIVDVHIKNLRKKIGDEYIKTIRSVGYKFEIK; this is encoded by the coding sequence GTGAAAAAGATTCTAATAGTAGAGGATGAAAAAGAAATAAGAAATATTTTAAAGGTATATTTGCTGACAGCAGGATATGAGGTAACTGAAGCAGCAGATGGAGAAGAGGCAATGAGAATTTTTTATGAAAAACCTTTTGATCTTGTGGTATTGGATATAATGCTTCCTAAGAAAGATGGCTGGAGTATATGTAGAGAAATAAAAGAATATAGCTCTGTTCCAGTGATAATTATAACTGCAAGAGATAATGAAAATGATGAAGTATTTGGTTTTGAAATAGGAGCAGATGATTATATAACAAAGCCTTTTAGTAATAAAGTATTTCTAGCTAGAGTAAAAACAATTTTAAAAAATAAAAGTAATATTAATATTAACAATGAGATAGAAATAGGAAACCTTAAAATAAATGATATTTCTCATAGTGTAAGAAAAGGAGAAGGAGATTTGGATCTTGCTCCTAAAGAATATGAAATTTTAATGTATTTTATAAAAAATAAAAATATAGCTTTAAGTAGAGAAAAAATGCTTACAGAAATATGGGGATATGATTATACAGGAAATGACAGAATAGTAGATGTTCATATAAAAAATCTTAGGAAAAAAATAGGAGATGAGTATATTAAGACAATAAGGAGTGTTGGATATAAATTTGAAATAAAATAA
- the baeS gene encoding Signal transduction histidine-protein kinase BaeS translates to MKKIFYKIFFILIIVTYMPLIIIYGFNSLYVNEYIKKKKAKDLKEITEFVNINSFSLKYKKKIEETEDIKIDIVDLEAEKPKAYIFEYLNKRDLKIDIEHMKINESIVKFVKRTNLLNNIYIIKKVDKEKFIVISSLMVVPEVISHIILSAYFYVTALIIPVLFILTYFISKKMSKPIELLEEVSKKMSNLDFSKKIEFKSDDELTRLGRNINNMAEVLKNNIDELSLVNKKLKKELETNEKLMKFEKNFMNSISHELKTPIAIINGYIEMLQDKIIKNPEEIEKIYAVMFDEGVYLNKMIKDLNSYHRYESNFFKIEKREIRIKDFITGLLSKYHLDIEERKINLIVDIEDKIIIGDLGKLSIILNNLLTNAISYTDKRGIIEINYKNNNLRISNSAEIISEEKFAQIFQPFYKIDFSRNRKYGGTGLGLSIVKNILELLHLEYNMKFDKKRNFVIFDIRFN, encoded by the coding sequence ATGAAGAAAATTTTTTATAAAATATTTTTTATACTTATTATTGTTACATATATGCCTCTTATTATAATATATGGATTTAACAGTTTATATGTTAACGAATATATTAAAAAGAAAAAAGCTAAAGATTTAAAAGAAATAACAGAGTTTGTAAATATAAATTCTTTTTCACTTAAATATAAAAAAAAGATAGAGGAAACAGAAGATATAAAAATAGATATTGTAGATTTAGAAGCTGAGAAGCCTAAAGCCTATATTTTCGAATATCTTAATAAAAGAGATCTAAAAATTGATATAGAACATATGAAGATAAATGAGAGCATTGTGAAATTTGTAAAAAGGACAAATCTTTTAAATAATATATATATTATAAAAAAGGTAGATAAAGAAAAATTTATTGTAATATCTTCATTGATGGTAGTTCCAGAGGTAATAAGCCATATAATTTTATCTGCATATTTTTATGTTACAGCTCTTATTATACCAGTGTTATTTATTTTAACATATTTTATTTCAAAAAAAATGTCAAAACCAATAGAGCTTTTAGAAGAAGTGTCAAAAAAAATGTCAAACCTTGATTTTTCAAAAAAAATTGAATTTAAAAGTGATGATGAACTTACAAGACTTGGAAGAAATATAAATAACATGGCTGAAGTATTGAAAAATAACATAGATGAATTGAGTCTTGTAAATAAAAAATTGAAAAAAGAACTAGAAACAAATGAAAAACTTATGAAATTTGAGAAAAACTTTATGAATTCAATAAGTCATGAACTTAAAACGCCTATTGCTATTATAAATGGGTATATAGAAATGCTTCAAGATAAAATTATTAAGAATCCTGAAGAAATAGAAAAAATATATGCAGTCATGTTTGATGAAGGTGTTTATCTTAATAAGATGATAAAAGATTTAAATTCTTATCATAGATATGAATCTAATTTCTTTAAAATAGAAAAAAGAGAGATAAGAATAAAAGATTTTATAACTGGGCTTTTAAGTAAATATCATCTTGATATAGAAGAAAGAAAAATAAACTTAATAGTTGATATAGAGGATAAAATTATAATAGGAGATTTAGGAAAACTTTCGATTATATTAAACAATCTTTTAACTAATGCAATTTCATATACTGATAAAAGGGGAATAATAGAAATAAATTATAAAAATAATAATTTGAGAATATCAAATAGTGCAGAAATTATTTCAGAAGAAAAATTTGCTCAAATATTTCAACCTTTTTATAAAATAGATTTTTCAAGAAATAGAAAATATGGAGGTACAGGATTAGGGCTTTCCATTGTAAAGAATATTTTAGAACTTCTTCATCTTGAATATAATATGAAGTTTGATAAAAAAAGAAATTTTGTTATATTTGACATAAGGTTTAATTAA
- a CDS encoding Uncharacterized conserved protein — MLLEILWAAASTFAFGIIFNLKGKKLFCASAGGALGWAVYIFFKYNGSSIPASFLYSSIAITIYSEIIARFLKTPVTSTLIASLIPLVPGSGVYFTMSYLVENKIEKAVAKGTETILITVAITVGIVFVSTFSQIYYKIRRYNKIKKKIDLRNSIKLKKQINKF, encoded by the coding sequence ATGTTATTAGAGATTTTATGGGCTGCTGCAAGTACTTTTGCTTTTGGTATTATATTCAATCTTAAAGGAAAGAAATTATTTTGTGCAAGTGCTGGTGGAGCATTAGGCTGGGCTGTGTATATATTTTTTAAATACAATGGGAGTTCTATTCCAGCCTCATTCTTATACTCTTCAATAGCAATTACTATATACTCTGAAATAATTGCTAGATTTTTAAAAACACCAGTTACTTCTACTTTAATAGCTAGTCTTATACCTCTGGTTCCTGGAAGTGGAGTGTATTTCACAATGTCTTATCTCGTTGAAAATAAAATAGAAAAAGCTGTAGCTAAAGGAACTGAAACTATTCTTATAACAGTTGCTATTACAGTAGGAATAGTATTTGTTTCTACTTTTTCTCAAATATATTATAAAATAAGAAGATATAATAAAATAAAGAAAAAAATAGATTTACGAAATTCTATAAAATTAAAAAAACAAATAAATAAATTTTAA
- the yjjP_1 gene encoding Inner membrane protein YjjP — translation MNENRVLILANLVGKMALQSGAETYRVEDIINRICRHYGLNAQCFVSITCIITSVRNHKGELFCSVERVPNRTTNLNKVHSINQLVRDIKKYSFDEFAKNVNIIDKEIPYKKYIYFLAYCFGAFSFSLLFKGKFNDACCAFISGGLIFVISDFAAKLQSNSFFINTLGGFICTICSYLSYKIGFTDTVSYSIIGAIMLLVPGIALTNAIRDLVAGDLLSGVSRAVEAFLVGAALAIGTGFALFILVRFGGI, via the coding sequence ATGAATGAAAACAGAGTTCTCATACTAGCTAACTTAGTGGGAAAAATGGCATTACAAAGTGGTGCTGAAACTTATAGAGTAGAGGATATAATAAATAGAATATGTAGGCATTATGGATTAAATGCTCAATGCTTTGTTTCTATTACTTGCATTATTACTTCTGTAAGAAACCATAAAGGAGAACTTTTCTGTTCTGTAGAAAGAGTTCCTAACAGAACTACTAATTTAAATAAAGTTCATAGTATAAATCAATTAGTAAGAGATATAAAGAAATATTCTTTTGATGAATTTGCTAAAAATGTAAATATAATAGATAAAGAAATTCCTTATAAAAAATACATATACTTTTTAGCATACTGCTTTGGAGCATTTTCTTTCTCCCTTCTTTTTAAGGGAAAATTTAATGATGCTTGTTGTGCTTTTATAAGTGGAGGACTTATATTTGTTATATCAGATTTTGCTGCTAAACTTCAATCAAATAGTTTTTTTATAAATACATTAGGAGGATTTATCTGCACAATATGTTCTTACCTTTCATATAAAATAGGTTTTACAGATACAGTTTCATATTCTATTATTGGAGCTATTATGCTTCTTGTTCCTGGAATAGCCCTTACAAATGCAATAAGAGATTTAGTAGCTGGAGATCTTCTTTCAGGAGTATCTCGTGCTGTGGAGGCTTTTCTTGTAGGAGCAGCTTTAGCAATAGGTACTGGATTCGCACTATTTATTCTTGTAAGATTTGGGGGGATATAA
- the yfiC gene encoding tRNA1(Val) (adenine(37)-N6)-methyltransferase, giving the protein MITNEFETIIDLLKKDMKIIQRTDHFAFSLDSLLISEFASITKNTNNIVDLGTGNGAIPLFLSKKTKAKITGIEIQEISSNLARRNVKLNNLENQITIINDDMKNWRKYFTTHTLDMVVSNPPFFKFNGNEELLNDLTQLTLARHEISITLDTLIETASALLKDKGYFVLVHRVDRLIEIIEIMKKHLIEPKRIQFCHSKTDKEGKILLIEGIKYGKPGLRILPPLFTHNNDGQYSSEVLEMFK; this is encoded by the coding sequence ATGATTACTAACGAATTTGAAACTATTATAGATCTTTTAAAAAAAGATATGAAAATAATCCAAAGAACTGATCACTTTGCTTTTTCTTTAGATTCACTTCTTATCTCAGAATTTGCATCTATTACTAAAAATACTAATAATATTGTAGACTTAGGAACTGGAAATGGTGCTATTCCACTTTTTCTTTCTAAAAAAACAAAGGCTAAAATAACCGGTATTGAAATCCAAGAAATATCAAGCAATCTTGCAAGAAGAAATGTAAAGCTTAATAACCTTGAAAATCAGATTACTATTATTAATGATGATATGAAAAATTGGAGAAAATATTTTACAACTCATACTTTAGATATGGTGGTATCAAATCCTCCTTTTTTCAAGTTTAATGGTAATGAAGAACTTTTAAATGATCTTACTCAATTGACATTAGCAAGACATGAAATCTCTATTACTCTTGACACTCTTATAGAAACTGCTTCGGCACTATTAAAAGATAAAGGATATTTTGTTCTTGTTCATCGAGTTGATAGACTTATTGAAATAATTGAGATTATGAAAAAACATCTTATTGAACCAAAAAGAATTCAATTCTGTCATTCTAAAACTGACAAAGAAGGAAAAATATTATTAATAGAAGGAATTAAATATGGCAAACCTGGACTTAGAATATTACCTCCTTTATTCACTCATAATAACGATGGACAGTATTCTAGTGAAGTTTTGGAAATGTTTAAATAA
- a CDS encoding H+/gluconate symporter and related permeases, translating to MLGILLGLLLLVFLSYKGYSIIWVAPLSAIIVALYGFGFNGQVLLESYTENYMGSLASFTKSWFPLFFLGAVFGKMMDVTGAARSVAHLLVKFVGAKRALLGVIVSCAVLTYGGVSLFVVVFAIYPLAISLFREANLPRKLIPGAIALGAFTFTMTAFPGSPQLNNIIAGRYFNTTPYAAPIMGIVAGLIMLVCGYFYLYWKQEKLIKAGEHFIEPANNIKEEDGDLPNEYLSLVPLITVVLVLYILSKKAGMAITPASILSLLCGNIVVAVLNLNKSKFFIKALNEGGNGSVIAILNTAAAVGFGGVVRAVPGFQVLTDKLLGIDASPLISEALAITLLAGATGSSSGGMGIALEALGPQYMAIAASQGINVEAFHRIATIASGGLDSLPHCGAVITLLAVTGMTHKDSYNDIGMVTCVIPLLALAAAIILGMMGIV from the coding sequence ATGCTGGGTATACTTTTAGGTTTATTATTATTAGTTTTTCTTTCATATAAAGGATATTCTATTATCTGGGTAGCACCACTTTCAGCTATCATTGTTGCTTTATATGGATTCGGATTCAATGGACAAGTTTTGTTGGAATCATATACTGAAAACTACATGGGGTCCTTAGCTAGCTTTACTAAATCATGGTTTCCTCTGTTCTTTCTAGGAGCAGTTTTTGGAAAAATGATGGATGTTACTGGAGCAGCTCGTTCTGTTGCACACCTCCTTGTAAAATTTGTTGGAGCTAAAAGAGCGCTTCTTGGAGTTATTGTAAGTTGTGCTGTTCTTACTTATGGAGGAGTTAGCCTTTTTGTTGTAGTTTTTGCTATATACCCACTTGCTATATCTCTTTTCAGAGAAGCTAATTTACCAAGAAAACTTATTCCTGGAGCTATTGCACTTGGAGCATTTACTTTTACTATGACAGCTTTCCCTGGAAGTCCTCAATTAAATAATATAATTGCTGGAAGATATTTTAATACTACTCCTTATGCAGCTCCTATTATGGGTATAGTTGCTGGATTAATAATGCTCGTTTGTGGATATTTTTATCTTTACTGGAAACAAGAAAAACTAATAAAAGCTGGTGAACATTTTATTGAACCTGCTAATAATATTAAAGAAGAAGATGGAGATCTTCCAAATGAATATCTTTCATTAGTTCCTCTCATTACAGTTGTTCTTGTGCTTTACATACTAAGTAAAAAAGCTGGTATGGCTATAACTCCAGCTAGTATCTTATCACTTTTATGTGGAAACATTGTTGTCGCTGTACTTAATTTAAATAAGTCTAAGTTTTTTATAAAAGCGCTAAATGAAGGTGGAAATGGTTCAGTTATAGCAATACTTAATACTGCAGCAGCTGTTGGTTTTGGTGGAGTTGTAAGGGCTGTACCAGGATTTCAAGTTCTTACTGATAAACTTCTTGGAATAGATGCAAGTCCTTTAATCTCAGAAGCATTAGCTATAACTCTTCTTGCTGGAGCTACTGGTTCATCTTCAGGTGGTATGGGTATAGCATTAGAAGCTCTTGGTCCTCAATATATGGCTATAGCTGCATCTCAAGGAATAAATGTAGAAGCTTTTCATAGAATAGCTACAATTGCTTCTGGAGGTTTAGATTCTCTTCCGCATTGTGGTGCCGTTATAACTCTTCTGGCAGTTACAGGTATGACTCATAAAGATTCATATAATGATATTGGAATGGTTACCTGTGTCATTCCTCTACTTGCACTAGCTGCAGCTATAATTTTAGGAATGATGGGAATTGTATAA